Genomic segment of Bartonella bacilliformis KC583:
GCACCACCACCAGCTGCAAAGTTATTGACTATCTGTTGTGTCATAGATCGCGGAAATGGTGTAATATTTTCGTCAGTTACACCATGATTTCCAGAAAAAATAGCTACTAAAGGCCGCCTTATTATTGGCTTTTCTTCAGCTCTCCACCCAGCATACCAAACTGCGATATCTCCTAATTTTCCTAATCCTCCTTGCAACTTTGTTAATTGCATTTGCCGTTTTTTTGCTAAAGTCATAATGAACTCATCAGGAGTGGGTAAATTTGTTAGCAATGTACGAAAATCATCAAATGGACTAGCGGTCATGAAAATACCTTTTTGAGTGTATGTTTATAGAATTTTATTCTACAAACAGAATATAAATAATTCATTGTCGTTTTTAGGAAAAAATAAATAGACTATACATTGTGAGACTAATTATAAAATCAATCTATTCTCTAGCTACTGATTTAAAGTTCTAAAATGTCTCTAATAATATAATATTTGTCTTCTAAAGATAGTCTAGATAAATAACAGATGATAAAAATTGAAATTTTTCCTTTTAATATCTCAATAATTTTAAATTATCTATAAATTACAATATATAAAATGAATTATTTATTCTAAAATATAAAAATGAGATACTCGCAAAACTTACTTTAAATAAGAGCAGAAAAAGCTTCTTTTAAAATACGCACATCTGCGTCTTTTCCTCTTGCATCATTTGACAATATTTGTCGCCATCGACGTGCACCATCGCGACCATGAAAAAAGCTGATCATATGACGTGTCACATGAGAAAGATGCCCGCCTGATGCAATATGTTTCGCAGCGTAATCGCACATGATATCAATTACATCACAATCCTTAAGATTGCTCTGTGACTCACTGTATATCTCAAAATCAATGAGTTGCAATAAAGATGGATTATAATAAACTTGCCGTCCTACCATAACAGCATCACATAATTTCAAATGTTCTTTCATTTCATAAATTGATTTAATTCCTCCATTTATCCCTATAAATTTATTATAAAATTTATTTTTTAATTTATAAACTCTTTTATAATTAAGTTGCGGAATATCTCGATTTTCTTTGGGACTTAAACCTTTTAACCACGCCTTGCGTGCATGTACCCAGAGTGCATCACAACCAGCATTCCATACTCGATCTGCTAAAAAATCTAAAGCCAATTCTTCATCTTGCTCATCCACACCAATTCGACATTTAACGGTCACAGGTATAGTAACAACCCTCTTCATCGCTTCTACAGCATTCGCTACAATATCAGGGTTTAACATTAAACAAGCACCAAATGTGCCTGACTGAACACGATTTGATGGACAACCTACATTTAAATTTATCTCATCATAACCAAAATCTTCTGCAATTTGCGCAGCCTCTGCTAATTTTTTAGGATCCGATCCCCCTATTTGTAACGCAACAGGATGCTCTTGATCATTAAAAGCTAAGAGTGATTCACGGATACCGTGAATTATAGCATCCGCAACAACCATTTCAGTATAAAGCAGTGCTTTTTTTGTTAAAAGACGGTAAAAAAATCGGCAATGCCGATCTGTCCAATCCAACATTGGGGCTACCGCAAATTTTATCGATGATGGAGAACTATAAAATGTCATAGAAGAATTTTATCCTATATTTCATTAATAGCATTCCATCCACATAGACAGCCAGAGCTTTCCCTATTTTCACCATATTAATTTTAGAAGATCAAAATACGCTTTATATTTATTTCTGTTATTAATTTACTTTTTAAATAACAAAAATCATTTAAGATATAAAATTTTTAATGCAGCTATTAA
This window contains:
- the dusA gene encoding tRNA dihydrouridine(20/20a) synthase DusA; amino-acid sequence: MTFYSSPSSIKFAVAPMLDWTDRHCRFFYRLLTKKALLYTEMVVADAIIHGIRESLLAFNDQEHPVALQIGGSDPKKLAEAAQIAEDFGYDEINLNVGCPSNRVQSGTFGACLMLNPDIVANAVEAMKRVVTIPVTVKCRIGVDEQDEELALDFLADRVWNAGCDALWVHARKAWLKGLSPKENRDIPQLNYKRVYKLKNKFYNKFIGINGGIKSIYEMKEHLKLCDAVMVGRQVYYNPSLLQLIDFEIYSESQSNLKDCDVIDIMCDYAAKHIASGGHLSHVTRHMISFFHGRDGARRWRQILSNDARGKDADVRILKEAFSALI